A single window of Bufo bufo chromosome 10, aBufBuf1.1, whole genome shotgun sequence DNA harbors:
- the LOC120980652 gene encoding CD59 glycoprotein-like, with the protein MRSTGICWVVLTVGLVFLALCSTGQAIECYKCNTFSYSQCATKETCSAPNDACARITVTDGTSTYSCKVFDKCTHDLVSQETGLQNFQLKCCQSSLCNSSFMSHPSTVLVLSLAAVLLLMMSS; encoded by the exons ATGAGAAGTACTGGGATTTGCTGGGTTGTCCTCACTGTAGGCCTGGTCTTCCTCGCACTATGTTCTACCG GCCAGGCTATAGAATGCTACAAGTGCAATACCTTTAGTTACTCACAATGTGCAACTAAGGAAACCTGCTCCGCACCTAATGACGCTTGTGCAAGGATCACAG TTACAGACGGCACCAGCACATATAGCTGCAAGGTTTTCGACAAATGCACTCATGACTTGGTTAGCCAGGAAACCGGCCTTCAAAACTTTCAGTTAAAGTGTTGTCAATCGAGCCTGTGTAACAGCAGCTTCATGTCTCATCCCAGCACTGTCCTGGTTCTCAGCCTGGCTGCGGTGCTGctgctgatgatgtcatcatga